In one Cercospora beticola chromosome 1, complete sequence genomic region, the following are encoded:
- a CDS encoding uncharacterized protein (BUSCO:EOG09265DDU) → MPAADQKPDENVSIEKLFGDLIDPATFEQILEMDDDEDEREFSKSIVYDFFDQAANTFKQMHQGLKDKDLEVLSSLGHFLKGSSATLGLNKVKDSCEKIQHFGARKDETGNKDVADDKESLRNCEKYITQAEKDFKDAERVLRKFYHEEVPESSTEDSSAAEKS, encoded by the exons ATGCCTGCGGCAGATCAGAAA CCCGACGAGAATGTCTCGATCGAAAAACTGTTTGGCGATCTGATTGATCCGGCCACATTCGAGCAG ATTCTCGAaatggacgatgacgaagacgagcgcgAGTTCAGCAAATCGATAGTCTACGATTTCTTTGATCAAGCCGCAAATACCTTCAAGCAGATGCACCAGGGTCT CAAAGATAAAGATCTCGAAGTTCTCTCATCCCTAGGCCATTTCCTCAAGGGCTCCTCAGCAACCCTTGGTCTCAACAAAGTCAAAGACTCGTGCGAGAAGATCCAACATTTCGGCGCTCGTAAAGACGAAACAGGCAACAAAGATGTTGCCGATGACAAAGAGAGCCTGAGGAACTGTGAAAAGTACATCACGCAAGCCGAGAAGGATTTCAAGGATGCCGAGCGAGTGCTACGGAAATTCTACCACGAGGAAGTCCCTGAGAGCAGTACGGAGGACTCGTCTGCTGCGGAGAAGTCTTAG
- a CDS encoding uncharacterized protein (CAZy:GT34), translating into MQQFPYPRKSSTVYTPTHTSAYQQRRLLKRYAPPLLGFVSLIWLLTYLFKGTSTSTYIPPGTPPVVIVTNLDPKLSEPFREAIKENRRAYAARHGYSYFFTNTTDYDLVEKTPQSWSSIPSLRHAMTLNPHSTWLWYLSSEALIMNPTQSLQTQLLDPPLLKSLLIKDQPVVPPDSVIKTLSHISVSSINLILSQDGEGLASGSFLLRTGDWAKFFLDAWFDPLYRSYNFQKAEGHALEHIVQWHGTILAKLALIPQRKLNSYTKTAEESTTEGLYQEGDFIANFHGCHTNPKRNCEEEMQSFIAKSIENSKSQ; encoded by the exons ATGCAGCAGTTCCCGTACCCGCGAAAGTCGTCCACCGTCTACACTCCTACCCACACCTCCGCCTACCAACAACGACGACTCCTCAAACGATATGCTCCTCCGCTGCTGGGCTTCGTCAGCCTCATCTGGCTCCTCACATACCTATTCAAGGGtacatcgacatcaacatATATCCCACCTGGCACCCCACCAGTGGTGATCGTTACGAATCTCGACCCCAAACTCTCCGAACCCTTTCGCGAAGCGATCAAAGAAAACCGTCGCGCGTATGCCGCCCGCCATGGCTACTCCTACTTCTTCACCAACACGACCGACTACGATCTGGTGGAGAAAACCCCTCAATCATGGTCCTCCATCCCCTCCCTCCGGCACGCCATGACCCTCAACCCACACAGCACCTGGCTCTGGTACCTCTCCTCGGAGGCTCTGATCATGAACCCGACGCAATCCCTCCAAACCCAACTCCTCGACCCGCCCCTCCTCAAATCCCTCCTTATCAAAGACCAACCCGTCGTCCCACCCGACAGCGTCATCAAAACCCTCTCCCACATCTCCGTCTCCTCCATAAACCTCATCCTCTCCCAAGACGGCGAGGGGCTAGCCAGCGGAAGTTTCCTCCTCCGAACAGGCGACTGGGCCAAATTTTTCCTCGACGCATGGTTCGACCCCTTATACCGGAGTTACAATTTTCAAAAAGCAGAAGGACATGCTTTGGAGCATATTGTGCAGTGGCATGGAACAATTTTGGCGAAACTGGCGCTTATACCGCAGAGGAAATTGAATTCTTATACGAAGACTGCAGAGGAGAGTACGACAGAGG GTCTCTACCAAGAAGGTGACTTCATAGCGAATTTCCACGGCTGCCATACGAATCCTAAACGGAATTGCGAAGAGGAGATGCAGTCCTTTATTGCGAAGTCGATTGAGAACTCGAAGAGCCAGTGA
- a CDS encoding uncharacterized protein (CAZy:GH28), whose amino-acid sequence MAVLPWLQAVLALPSQSSWMKFITPDYYPGAPYILPGPDTRTNTCHVKPAPSGGDSAPNIVTAFKKCGQNGKIVFDNTTYHIESVLTTTNLSNVEVDVRGTLLWGTDIQYWLANSLPMGYQNQSTAWYFGGENIYLHSSTQAGTFNGNGQVWYDFTNGASNYPRRPHQITFGSLRNSVIEDLNFIQSQMWTMTLIHSNNVLLRNIYINSTDSQHRDKFGPLNTDGADTIYSNNITFANWTVDCGDDNISSKANSSNILVENCIFHHGSGIALGSIGQYPGKYEFIENFTARNIEMFGPVRQGGYIKTWTGVQKGVPPNGGGAGIGYIRNITFENFTLHEAEIALDITQCVNFEGGTGDCDTSTFQISDLHWKDIRGTQRRKDAVTDFQCSAKAPCPRIEVKGLEMRAADDGELVTGHRCSNVVKPIGFACDG is encoded by the coding sequence ATGGCAGTCTTGCCTTGGCTACAAGCAGTGCTAGCCCTGCCATCTCAGTCCTCATGGATGAAGTTCATTACTCCGGATTACTATCCAGGCGCACCTTACATACTGCCGGGTCCAGACACTCGCACCAATACTTGCCATGTCAAGCCTGCACCAAGCGGTGGCGACTCGGCACCAAACATCGTCACTGCCTTCAAGAAATGCGGTCAAAATGGCAAAATCGTATTCGATAACACAACCTACCACATTGAGTCCGTACTGACGACCACAAACCTGTCCAACGTTGAAGTCGACGTCCGCGGAACCTTACTCTGGGGTACCGACATTCAATACTGGCTGGCCAACTCCCTTCCCATGGGCTATCAAAACCAGTCCACAGCATGGTACTTTGGTGGCGAAAACATCTACCTCCACAGCAGCACCCAAGCCGGCACCTTCAACGGCAACGGCCAAGTCTGGTACGACTTCACGAACGGGGCAAGCAACTACCCTCGTCGTCCCCACCAAATCACCTTCGGCTCCCTTCGCAACTCCGTCATCGAGGATCTCAACTTCATCCAGAGCCAAATGTGGACCATGACCCTCATCCACAGCAACAACGTCCTCCTCCGAAACATCTACATCAACTCCACCGACTCCCAACACCGCGATAAGTTCGGCCCTCTGAACACCGACGGCGCAGATACAATCTACTCCAACAACATAACCTTCGCCAACTGGACCGTGGACTGCGGAGACGACAACATCTCCTCCAAAGCCAACAGTTCCAACATACTCGTCGAGAATTGTATCTTCCACCACGGCAGCGGAATCGCACTAGGTTCTATAGGCCAATATCCAGGAAAATACGAATTCATCGAGAATTTCACCGCGCGAAATATCGAAATGTTCGGGCCTGTGCGTCAAGGAGGATACATCAAGACTTGGACCGGTGTGCAGAAAGGTGTTCCACCGAACGGTGGCGGAGCAGGAATTGGCTACATTCGCAACATCACGTTCGAGAATTTCACGTTGCATGAAGCGGAGATTGCTTTGGATATCACGCAGTGCGTGAACTTCGAAGGCGGAACGGGAGATTGTGATACGAGTACGTTTCAGATTAGTGACTTGCATTGGAAGGATATTCGGGGCACGCAGAGGCGGAAGGATGCGGTGACCGACTTTCAATGTTCGGCAAAGGCGCCTTGTCCCAGGATCGAGGTGAAAGGTTTGGAGATGAGGGCAGCAGACGATGGGGAATTGGTGACCGGACATAGGTGTAGTAACGTGGTGAAGCCGATTGGGTTTGCTTGTGATGGGTAG